A single region of the Gemmatimonas sp. UBA7669 genome encodes:
- a CDS encoding alpha/beta hydrolase family protein, whose amino-acid sequence MNRHPLALLLLLVLATACANADIRVQPVGRITRHYVDSSRTDWDGRVGRPLVTRVWYPARAGSEESAWAAGVFRFGRSAPDAPFADDARRPLIVLSHGTGGSAAQLSWLAEALAIEGFIVAGVDHHGNAATEAAYRLGGFVLPGERARDLSVLVDLLLADSLLGARVDTSSIGAAGFSLGGFSVLALAGAHLPPDEWQRRCTLEPNVPWCVLPPEAPFTLRDIDSLRRSDAAFQAAVSRGREVTRDARIAAVFAMAPALLPVTDTLTLRTISVPVYVLLGDDDKQVPPEITTSVVTAQLRSAQLSRLPGVSHYAFLAECTWRGRIFARALCASDGVDRGEVHVRAAREALTFFRTHLRRAD is encoded by the coding sequence ATGAATCGCCACCCTCTCGCTCTGCTCCTCCTTCTCGTTCTCGCGACGGCGTGCGCCAACGCTGATATCCGCGTTCAGCCCGTCGGTCGCATCACGCGGCACTACGTGGATTCCAGTCGCACCGACTGGGATGGCCGGGTCGGACGCCCATTAGTGACTCGCGTGTGGTACCCCGCGCGTGCCGGCAGCGAGGAATCCGCGTGGGCAGCAGGCGTGTTCCGCTTTGGGCGGAGCGCGCCAGACGCTCCGTTCGCCGACGATGCGCGGCGTCCGCTCATCGTGCTGTCACACGGCACGGGCGGGAGCGCTGCGCAACTGTCGTGGCTGGCCGAGGCGCTCGCAATTGAGGGCTTCATCGTCGCGGGGGTTGACCATCACGGTAATGCGGCGACCGAAGCGGCGTACCGACTTGGAGGCTTCGTACTTCCCGGCGAACGCGCCCGAGATCTCTCGGTGTTGGTGGATCTTCTTCTGGCGGACAGCCTTCTCGGGGCTCGTGTCGACACGAGCAGCATCGGAGCGGCCGGATTCTCGCTGGGCGGATTCTCTGTTCTCGCGCTCGCTGGAGCCCACCTGCCACCGGACGAATGGCAACGTCGATGCACGCTGGAGCCGAACGTTCCGTGGTGTGTGCTGCCCCCCGAGGCTCCCTTCACGCTGCGCGACATCGATTCGTTGCGACGCAGCGACGCGGCGTTTCAGGCTGCGGTATCTCGTGGCCGTGAGGTGACCCGGGATGCGCGCATCGCTGCCGTGTTCGCTATGGCACCGGCGCTCCTGCCGGTGACCGACACGCTCACCCTTCGCACAATCAGTGTGCCGGTGTACGTGCTTCTCGGTGATGACGACAAGCAGGTTCCACCGGAGATCACCACGAGCGTTGTCACCGCGCAGCTTCGAAGCGCACAGCTCTCACGATTGCCGGGGGTTTCGCACTACGCGTTCCTTGCGGAGTGTACGTGGCGCGGACGAATCTTCGCGCGTGCGTTATGCGCCTCGGACGGCGTCGATCGTGGTGAAGTACACGTGCGCGCAGCGCGTGAAGCGCTCACCTTCTTCCGCACGCATCTGCGGCGCGCCGACTGA
- a CDS encoding Abi family protein, translated as MSHTVRAYGKPAKTPSDLVAHIQRRGLAVTDVAACEAALSFVGYYRLLIYMRPLQLLPSKAFKGGTSFDDVLALYNFDRELRLLCLDAVEKVEVALRAAIINTLAVAHGPHFHCESVHYQDYEAFSGFLRIAADAKYLAIHHYKQRYNSPPIAPIWAISEAITYGVLSRLYSGLHLDNRKLVAKQFGYDEAILVSWFRSLNVLRNMCAHHNRLWNATIEVDKPRIAKALKTEFTNTNTFHARAIVLVALLAVIDPTSDWKHRLKALTARYPVVSSSAMGFPSGWQGRAFWS; from the coding sequence ATGAGCCATACCGTAAGAGCATACGGAAAGCCGGCCAAGACCCCCTCTGACCTTGTCGCGCACATCCAGCGTAGAGGACTTGCAGTAACTGATGTGGCCGCCTGTGAGGCGGCCCTCTCTTTTGTAGGCTATTACCGGCTGCTCATTTATATGAGGCCGCTGCAGTTACTGCCGTCCAAAGCGTTCAAGGGTGGTACCAGCTTTGACGACGTTCTGGCGCTATACAACTTCGATCGAGAGTTGCGCCTGCTGTGTTTGGATGCAGTGGAAAAAGTTGAGGTTGCACTGCGAGCCGCCATTATCAACACGCTCGCTGTAGCCCACGGACCGCACTTTCATTGTGAGTCTGTCCACTACCAAGACTACGAAGCGTTCTCAGGCTTTCTGCGAATAGCGGCTGACGCGAAGTACCTTGCGATACATCACTACAAACAACGCTATAACTCGCCTCCGATTGCGCCCATCTGGGCGATCTCGGAGGCGATAACATACGGTGTGCTTTCTCGCCTGTACTCCGGGTTGCATCTAGACAATCGCAAACTCGTCGCAAAACAGTTTGGCTATGACGAAGCCATTTTGGTCTCATGGTTTCGATCGCTGAATGTGCTGCGTAACATGTGCGCGCACCATAACCGCCTCTGGAATGCTACCATCGAAGTCGATAAGCCAAGAATCGCCAAAGCGCTGAAAACTGAGTTCACAAATACCAATACTTTTCACGCGCGGGCCATCGTTCTCGTGGCTCTCTTGGCCGTGATTGATCCTACGTCCGACTGGAAACACCGGCTAAAGGCTTTAACGGCACGATACCCTGTTGTCAGCTCCTCAGCGATGGGATTCCCAAGCGGTTGGCAGGGCCGCGCGTTTTGGTCGTGA
- a CDS encoding alpha/beta hydrolase has protein sequence MTSHPRIVGRRFVALLVSAAMLSASARLTAQTPVADSALTLWQQRNSALATSAFAATWQTTPSDFRRTWDAALESERSALAQYRDRLTASQFDEELLRLRLRHAWGRVLWPYFHWRESDATDVVRDVGLDSLIGTLPLDDDRWWALPEHGELRGALVHEHARTLRARRPALHSGDAQWLRAEFAAALELFRSESAQRRVTTALLLTHLDDNNERGVDSVYAQWVALRPDSATRQRVDSLIAAHHAARAGHAVDTYRRIDDVPLELHILRPTAGDTSGMRPAMLWFHGGSGTSGSWSHSPGIVRELRRLGLIVVSVEYRTSSRFDAGPIEPADDARAAFEYVQRNAARLRIDPTRIGVAGFSSGAGIALWLGTRGHSVHALDTDVAPTERRYPAAVITSGVCVDPAGPKEDGYFRKRVSARAPVRLFSPIDLIAAGQPRTLMIHAAKDEYCDFTDAERFSVMSAAVGNDVRFVPVPNATHFFGFYDRSGQAIMRSAIEDALVQWGWLHRQ, from the coding sequence ATGACCTCTCATCCACGTATCGTCGGCCGTCGGTTCGTCGCACTGCTTGTTTCAGCAGCCATGCTCAGTGCCAGTGCAAGACTCACCGCGCAGACGCCGGTCGCCGACTCGGCTCTTACTCTCTGGCAGCAACGGAACAGCGCACTCGCGACATCGGCCTTCGCAGCGACGTGGCAGACGACACCGTCGGATTTCCGCCGCACATGGGACGCCGCGCTCGAGTCTGAACGCAGTGCGCTCGCGCAATACCGCGACCGCCTCACCGCGAGCCAGTTCGACGAGGAGCTGCTGCGCCTCCGCCTGCGGCACGCGTGGGGGCGGGTCCTGTGGCCATACTTCCACTGGCGTGAGAGCGACGCGACGGATGTGGTCCGCGACGTCGGACTGGACTCGCTCATCGGAACCCTGCCGCTCGACGACGATCGCTGGTGGGCGTTGCCGGAACACGGCGAGTTGCGAGGTGCGCTGGTGCACGAGCACGCGCGCACGCTACGCGCGCGCCGCCCGGCACTGCATAGCGGCGACGCGCAATGGCTTCGCGCCGAGTTCGCAGCGGCGCTGGAACTGTTCCGCAGTGAGTCGGCTCAGCGGCGTGTCACCACTGCACTGCTCCTCACGCACCTCGACGACAACAATGAACGTGGCGTTGACTCGGTCTATGCCCAGTGGGTCGCACTTCGCCCGGACTCGGCAACGCGCCAGCGTGTCGATTCATTGATCGCCGCCCACCACGCCGCGCGTGCTGGGCATGCGGTCGACACCTATCGACGGATCGACGACGTTCCACTAGAACTGCATATCTTGCGACCAACCGCCGGCGACACCAGCGGCATGCGTCCTGCCATGCTCTGGTTCCATGGCGGTTCAGGAACGTCGGGCAGTTGGAGCCACTCACCGGGCATCGTCCGCGAACTCAGGCGGCTCGGCCTCATCGTCGTGAGCGTGGAGTACCGCACTTCTAGCCGGTTCGACGCTGGCCCGATTGAACCGGCCGATGACGCACGCGCGGCATTCGAGTATGTCCAGCGCAATGCGGCCCGCCTTCGAATCGATCCCACACGGATCGGGGTCGCCGGCTTCTCGTCCGGCGCGGGCATCGCGCTCTGGCTCGGCACGCGCGGCCACTCCGTGCACGCGCTCGACACCGATGTCGCGCCGACCGAGCGTCGGTATCCGGCCGCTGTGATCACCAGCGGCGTGTGCGTGGATCCCGCTGGTCCTAAGGAGGACGGCTACTTCCGCAAACGTGTGAGTGCGCGCGCGCCGGTTCGGCTCTTCTCACCAATCGACCTCATCGCTGCCGGTCAGCCACGCACGCTGATGATTCACGCCGCGAAGGATGAGTATTGCGACTTTACCGACGCTGAACGGTTCAGTGTGATGTCGGCTGCGGTCGGGAATGACGTGAGGTTCGTGCCGGTACCCAATGCGACGCATTTCTTCGGTTTCTACGATCGATCCGGTCAAGCGATTATGCGCAGCGCGATTGAGGACGCGCTGGTTCAGTGGGGCTGGTTGCACCGCCAGTGA
- a CDS encoding DUF3291 domain-containing protein — protein MDFQLAQLNIGRLVAPLEAPEIADFVAALDEINALADAAPGFIWRFQTETGDATAVRPYADDRIIVNFSVWESLEALHQYVYRSGHAEVLARRREWFSRMAEAFLVLWWVPAGHRPSPEEAVARLEDLRRVGPSPNAFTFKQPFPPPSSF, from the coding sequence ATGGACTTCCAGCTCGCGCAACTCAACATCGGACGCTTGGTGGCCCCGCTCGAAGCGCCTGAGATTGCGGACTTCGTTGCCGCACTCGACGAGATCAACGCGCTTGCCGACGCCGCGCCCGGCTTCATCTGGCGCTTTCAGACCGAAACCGGCGACGCCACCGCCGTGCGGCCCTATGCCGACGACCGCATCATCGTCAACTTCTCCGTCTGGGAGTCGCTCGAGGCGCTGCACCAGTACGTCTATCGTAGCGGCCACGCGGAAGTTCTCGCGCGTCGACGGGAATGGTTCAGCCGGATGGCCGAGGCGTTTCTCGTACTCTGGTGGGTGCCCGCAGGCCACCGGCCTTCGCCTGAGGAAGCGGTCGCGCGCCTGGAGGATCTCCGCCGCGTCGGTCCCAGCCCCAACGCGTTCACGTTCAAACAGCCGTTTCCGCCCCCGTCCTCCTTTTGA